A stretch of Gammaproteobacteria bacterium DNA encodes these proteins:
- a CDS encoding LemA family protein produces the protein MAVVLAICIAGSIWALMIYNRLVRLRIQVRTAWADIDVQLLRRHDLVPQLVAAVKAYAAHEKSVMQAVTELRTRAVALRSPARLGEVEAALEQAIGQVFVLKEAYPELKASDNFAQLQRDLVAVEEQLQYARRFYNGAVRDLNDAVQRVPDTLIARAFAFESAEFFQAQDAARPAVRVEIAP, from the coding sequence ATGGCTGTCGTGCTGGCAATCTGCATCGCGGGGTCGATCTGGGCCCTGATGATCTACAACCGGCTGGTCCGGCTGCGAATCCAGGTGCGTACCGCATGGGCGGATATCGATGTGCAGCTCTTGCGTCGCCATGATCTCGTCCCGCAACTGGTCGCCGCGGTAAAAGCGTATGCGGCACACGAGAAATCCGTGATGCAGGCAGTGACGGAGTTGCGCACCCGGGCCGTGGCGCTGCGCAGTCCGGCGCGTCTTGGCGAAGTCGAAGCGGCGCTGGAACAGGCAATCGGCCAGGTGTTCGTGCTCAAGGAAGCCTACCCGGAGCTCAAGGCCAGCGACAACTTCGCGCAACTGCAGCGCGACCTGGTAGCCGTCGAGGAACAGTTGCAGTACGCGCGCAGGTTCTACAACGGCGCCGTACGCGACTTGAACGATGCGGTGCAGCGGGTGCCGGATACCCTGATTGCGCGGGCATTCGCGTTCGAATCGGCAGAGTTCTTCCAGGCACAGGACGCCGCGCGACCGGCGGTCCGGGTGGAGATCGCACCGTGA
- a CDS encoding amidohydrolase yields the protein MHKPKPIPARMLATVLLALLPAGCVGMPQQPAADRVFLNGAVYTVNPAQPWAEAVAIRAGAIVYVGDDAGAQSLIDTRTVVSDLRGRMLLPGFHDGHAHVLAGGMSLSSCDLEDRRDHEWIRARLAQCSHSDRFAADGWITGAHWALAAFADGSPPKAWLDESFGSRPAYFVDSFSHSAWVNTRALELAGIDRDTPNPPHGVIERDPLSGQATGVLRDAAMELVARHVPEPGAAELAASVAAGVQQANSFGITAFVEPGLTREYLVPYVNADRAGTLNARVTASLSPIGWDSGRFGPEIFELLAERGNFRGPRLNVDSVKVYIDGVMETGTSHLLEPYSDGSNFEPFYSTAELNELYPRLDALGVQIHTHAIGDGAIRMALDAYAQARKLNPSSDNRHQIVHLQLIDETDIPRFAELDVAADFQSLWAYPDDYFDMALPLLGAPRVNRYYPIASVQRSGGRIVGGSDWDVSSLNPLDAIETAVRRQDPFTADGPVLQASERVDLATMIEAYTRNAAWVMRLDTLSGSVEVGKRADLIVLDRNLFAIPATEINQARVLLTLLDGVEMYRAAMETRGDLSSLHGDGDR from the coding sequence ATGCACAAACCGAAACCGATACCCGCCCGGATGCTCGCAACCGTGCTGCTCGCGCTGCTGCCCGCCGGCTGCGTGGGCATGCCGCAGCAACCTGCAGCCGATCGGGTGTTCCTGAACGGCGCCGTCTACACCGTGAATCCGGCGCAACCATGGGCCGAGGCCGTGGCAATTCGCGCCGGCGCGATCGTGTATGTCGGGGACGATGCGGGGGCGCAGTCGCTGATCGATACCCGCACCGTGGTGAGCGATCTGCGCGGGCGCATGCTGCTGCCGGGATTTCACGACGGACACGCCCATGTGCTGGCCGGCGGAATGTCCCTGTCGAGTTGCGACCTGGAGGACCGCCGCGATCACGAGTGGATCCGCGCGCGGCTGGCACAATGCAGCCACAGCGATCGCTTCGCCGCGGACGGCTGGATCACCGGCGCGCATTGGGCACTGGCCGCCTTTGCCGACGGCAGCCCGCCAAAGGCCTGGCTGGATGAGAGTTTCGGTTCGCGCCCGGCGTACTTCGTCGACAGCTTTTCACACTCCGCGTGGGTCAACACCCGGGCCCTGGAACTTGCCGGAATCGACCGCGACACCCCGAACCCGCCACATGGCGTGATCGAGCGCGATCCGCTCAGCGGCCAGGCCACCGGCGTGCTGCGCGATGCCGCGATGGAACTGGTAGCGCGCCATGTGCCGGAACCGGGCGCCGCGGAGCTCGCCGCCAGCGTTGCCGCCGGAGTGCAACAGGCCAACAGTTTCGGGATCACGGCATTTGTCGAACCGGGGCTCACGCGCGAATACCTCGTCCCCTACGTGAACGCCGACCGGGCCGGAACGCTGAACGCCCGGGTCACGGCATCGTTGTCGCCGATCGGCTGGGATTCGGGGCGCTTCGGTCCCGAGATCTTCGAGCTGCTCGCCGAACGCGGGAATTTCCGCGGCCCGCGCCTGAACGTCGACTCGGTGAAGGTCTATATCGATGGCGTGATGGAAACCGGCACCTCGCACCTGCTGGAGCCATACAGCGATGGCAGCAACTTCGAACCGTTCTACAGCACGGCGGAACTCAACGAGCTGTATCCCCGGCTCGACGCGCTCGGGGTGCAGATCCACACCCATGCCATCGGCGACGGCGCGATCCGCATGGCGCTGGATGCCTACGCGCAGGCACGAAAGCTGAACCCCTCGAGCGACAACCGCCACCAGATCGTGCACCTGCAACTCATCGACGAGACCGACATCCCGCGCTTTGCCGAGCTCGACGTGGCGGCGGATTTCCAGTCCCTGTGGGCCTACCCGGATGACTACTTCGACATGGCGCTGCCGCTGCTCGGCGCGCCGCGCGTGAACCGCTACTACCCGATCGCCAGCGTGCAGCGCAGCGGCGGGCGCATCGTCGGTGGCAGCGACTGGGACGTGTCCTCGCTGAACCCGCTGGATGCCATCGAGACCGCCGTGCGGCGCCAGGATCCGTTCACGGCCGATGGACCGGTGCTGCAGGCAAGCGAGCGCGTGGACCTGGCCACCATGATCGAGGCCTACACGCGCAATGCGGCCTGGGTGATGCGGCTCGACACGCTGAGCGGATCCGTGGAGGTCGGCAAGCGCGCGGACCTGATCGTGCTCGATCGCAACCTGTTCGCGATTCCTGCCACGGAAATCAACCAGGCGCGGGTGCTGCTGACACTGCTCGACGGAGTGGAGATGTACCGCGCCGCGATGGAGACGCGGGGCGACCTTTCCTCTCTGCACGGGGACGGCGATCGATGA
- a CDS encoding TauD/TfdA family dioxygenase, translating into MNAPQLAKIDHPASWTARSLTEQSAKWAYQLSPEDVAELDQGLQQVKSLGLVVPNFGTKEFPMPKLAAKLASFKEGLCTGIGLLYIKGLPISRYTKDQASAIFWGIGSHIGIPWPQNVRGHLLGDIRDEGRTLDDPMARGYQTTADLDMHTDGADIVALLCLKQAPQGGENQLCSALSAFNKLVDTDPAAAQHLLDTPWCIDWRGEEPPGKPPYHKAPLLTRVGDVITCFDLIPYVHSAQRFEEVPRLTERDRSALAAFEKAIWDDELVVRLRQEPGDMVFINNHYHVHARSTFKDLEDPAEKRHLRRLWLETDAWAAQRPVAMSTFLHAARSFWEKPGSSVQMWDHM; encoded by the coding sequence ATGAACGCTCCCCAATTGGCCAAGATTGATCATCCCGCCTCATGGACGGCCCGATCCCTGACCGAACAGTCGGCGAAATGGGCCTATCAGCTGAGTCCGGAAGACGTGGCCGAACTCGACCAGGGTCTGCAGCAGGTGAAGTCCCTGGGACTGGTGGTTCCGAATTTCGGCACCAAAGAATTTCCGATGCCGAAGCTGGCGGCAAAGCTTGCCTCATTCAAGGAGGGGTTGTGCACGGGAATCGGCCTTCTTTATATCAAGGGGCTGCCCATCTCCCGGTACACCAAGGACCAGGCGAGCGCGATCTTCTGGGGCATCGGCAGCCATATCGGGATACCGTGGCCACAGAATGTCCGCGGACATCTGCTGGGCGATATCCGCGACGAGGGGCGCACGCTGGATGATCCGATGGCACGCGGATACCAGACGACCGCGGATCTCGACATGCACACCGACGGCGCCGATATCGTTGCCCTGCTGTGCCTGAAACAGGCTCCGCAGGGCGGAGAAAACCAGCTTTGCAGTGCACTCTCTGCTTTCAACAAGCTGGTCGATACCGATCCCGCGGCGGCACAGCATCTGCTCGACACCCCCTGGTGCATCGACTGGCGCGGCGAGGAACCGCCCGGCAAGCCGCCTTATCACAAGGCGCCGCTGCTGACCCGGGTCGGCGACGTCATCACCTGTTTCGACCTGATCCCCTACGTCCACAGCGCCCAGCGCTTCGAGGAGGTGCCACGATTGACGGAACGTGACCGTTCCGCCCTCGCGGCATTCGAGAAAGCCATCTGGGACGATGAACTGGTGGTGCGCCTGCGCCAGGAACCCGGCGACATGGTGTTTATCAACAACCACTATCACGTGCACGCGCGCAGCACGTTCAAGGATTTGGAAGATCCGGCGGAAAAGCGCCATCTGCGTCGGCTGTGGCTGGAAACCGATGCGTGGGCCGCCCAGCGTCCTGTCGCGATGAGCACCTTCCTGCACGCCGCCCGCTCTTTCTGGGAAAAGCCCGGGTCAAGCGTCCAGATGTGGGACCATATGTAG
- a CDS encoding DUF2207 domain-containing protein: MWRLIAALALIAASAVHAEERILDYRIDVHIERDGRLDVTEEITVQAAGENIRRGIYRDFPTRYRDRYGNRVVVGLDVLGVQRDGVSEPWFTEPLDNGIRINTGNDDFLPVPARYTFTFHYRTTRQIGFFRDHDELYWNAIGTGWEFPIDAGSADVRLPAAVPIDQLRVEGYTGYQGEQGQAYVARAVEPGHARWQLGDALMPRQGFTLVLSFPKGVVTEPGALQRAVWLLQDNRGVLVALGGLVLLLVYCLGEWRRVGRDPRQGIIIARYEPPAAQTPASLRYMQRMGYDVRCFSAEVLALAVAGCLQIERKKSLFSDEWQLQRSSAPAGSALKPAQQALLERLFAGGKQSLLLGKSNAAILSAARLAHSAILDANMHPRYFKRNQRSLVIAGFIALASIVGAWRIAGNMGIAAVIAIGVLMAIALAAFALLVRAPTAEGRALLDEIAGLKLYLGVAERDELARMPGPDAPPLLDAGRYEMLLPYAVALEVEDAWTEKFTLAVGAEEAAAATSRIGWYHGSRFSDAGGLSRALGSSLTSQIASSSSPPGSSSGSGGGGSSGGGGGGGGGGGR; encoded by the coding sequence ATGTGGCGCTTGATCGCGGCACTGGCTCTGATCGCGGCGTCGGCGGTGCATGCCGAAGAACGCATTCTCGATTACCGGATCGATGTGCATATCGAGCGCGATGGACGCCTCGATGTGACCGAAGAAATTACCGTGCAAGCTGCCGGCGAGAATATCCGGCGCGGCATCTATCGCGACTTTCCCACCCGTTACAGGGATCGCTACGGCAATCGCGTGGTCGTCGGTCTCGACGTGCTCGGCGTGCAGCGTGACGGTGTCTCCGAACCCTGGTTTACCGAGCCGCTGGACAACGGCATCCGCATCAACACGGGCAACGATGATTTCCTGCCGGTACCGGCGCGATACACTTTTACATTCCATTATCGGACCACGCGTCAGATCGGCTTCTTCCGCGATCATGACGAGCTGTACTGGAATGCGATCGGCACGGGATGGGAGTTTCCGATCGACGCCGGCAGTGCCGATGTGCGCCTGCCGGCGGCGGTGCCGATCGATCAGCTGCGGGTCGAAGGTTATACCGGCTACCAGGGCGAGCAGGGGCAGGCCTATGTAGCACGTGCGGTCGAGCCCGGCCATGCGCGCTGGCAACTCGGCGATGCACTGATGCCACGGCAGGGATTCACGCTGGTCCTGTCGTTTCCGAAGGGTGTCGTCACCGAGCCGGGCGCGCTGCAACGCGCGGTCTGGCTGTTGCAGGACAACCGCGGTGTACTGGTGGCGCTGGGTGGCCTCGTGTTGCTGCTGGTTTATTGCCTCGGGGAATGGCGGCGCGTGGGTCGCGATCCGCGCCAGGGCATCATCATCGCGCGTTACGAGCCGCCCGCGGCGCAGACCCCGGCGAGCCTGCGCTACATGCAGCGCATGGGTTACGACGTACGCTGCTTCTCCGCCGAAGTGCTTGCCCTGGCAGTGGCGGGCTGTTTGCAGATCGAGAGAAAGAAAAGCCTGTTCAGTGATGAATGGCAACTGCAGAGAAGCAGCGCGCCGGCAGGCTCGGCGCTGAAGCCCGCGCAGCAGGCTCTGCTCGAGCGCCTGTTCGCCGGGGGCAAGCAATCCCTGCTGCTCGGCAAAAGCAATGCCGCGATTCTTTCCGCCGCGCGTCTGGCGCACAGCGCGATCCTCGACGCAAACATGCATCCGCGCTATTTCAAACGCAACCAACGCAGCCTGGTCATCGCCGGCTTCATTGCGTTGGCGAGCATCGTGGGCGCCTGGCGGATTGCCGGCAATATGGGGATTGCGGCGGTGATCGCGATCGGCGTGTTGATGGCGATCGCTCTTGCTGCCTTCGCTCTGCTGGTGCGCGCCCCGACTGCGGAGGGTCGCGCCCTGCTCGACGAAATTGCCGGTCTGAAGCTCTATCTCGGCGTTGCCGAACGCGACGAGCTCGCGCGCATGCCCGGCCCGGATGCGCCCCCGTTGCTCGATGCCGGGCGCTACGAGATGCTGCTGCCGTATGCGGTCGCGCTCGAAGTCGAGGATGCCTGGACCGAAAAATTCACCCTGGCCGTGGGAGCGGAAGAGGCCGCCGCTGCCACCTCCCGCATCGGCTGGTATCACGGCTCTCGTTTCAGCGATGCCGGCGGCCTGAGTCGTGCGCTCGGCAGCAGCCTGACATCGCAGATCGCCTCGTCCTCGAGCCCTCCCGGCAGCTCATCCGGTTCCGGAGGGGGCGGTTCGTCCGGTGGTGGTGGCGGAGGTGGTGGCGGCGGCGGGCGCTAG
- a CDS encoding ABC-F family ATPase, whose translation MRQLLHCLQLRIPRQPLHWRPSRSALAPSSLWISFVIATSNLTIQFGARPLFENVSVKFGNGNRYGLIGANGCGKSTFMKILGGDLEPSSGNVMRPVDMRLGKLRQDQFAHEDQRVIDVVIMGHEELWQVRSERERIYALPAMSEEEGMAVAELEVRFAELDGYTAESRAGELLLGLGIAVEQHAGPMSAVAPGWKLRVLLAQTLFADPDVLLLDEPTNHLDIDTIRWLEGMLKARSSTMVIISHDRHFLNSVCTHMADLDYGALKVYPGNWDAYMRASTQARELVQNENAKKKAQIADLQSFVSRFSANASKARQATSRARQIEKIELVDIVPSSRQSPFIRFDQKQKLHRQAVTLRAAGKGFGAAPLFESFSIQVEAGERIAIIGPNGAGKTTLLRCLMNELALDAGELKWAEQADIGYFAQEHAADFAEDLNLFEWMKQWTKGDEQLVRGTLGRMLFTQDEITKSVKVISGGEQARMLFGRLILQRGNVMVLDEPTNHLDMESIEALNLALENYPGTLIFVSHDREFVSSLANRILDFRPSGIVDFSGSYDEYLRSQALE comes from the coding sequence ATGCGGCAGTTGTTGCACTGTTTGCAATTGAGAATTCCGCGGCAGCCATTACACTGGCGCCCCTCGCGGAGCGCTCTTGCGCCGTCTTCACTGTGGATTTCCTTCGTGATCGCTACCAGCAACCTCACCATCCAGTTCGGGGCCCGGCCCCTGTTTGAAAACGTGTCGGTGAAATTCGGCAACGGCAACCGCTATGGCCTGATCGGCGCCAACGGCTGCGGCAAATCCACCTTCATGAAGATCCTCGGCGGCGATCTCGAACCGAGCTCCGGCAACGTGATGCGCCCGGTCGACATGCGTCTGGGCAAGCTGCGCCAGGACCAGTTCGCTCATGAAGACCAGCGCGTCATCGATGTGGTGATCATGGGACACGAGGAGCTGTGGCAGGTCCGGTCCGAGCGCGAGCGCATCTACGCTCTCCCCGCGATGAGCGAGGAAGAAGGCATGGCGGTTGCCGAGCTGGAGGTACGGTTCGCCGAACTCGACGGCTACACCGCGGAATCGCGCGCCGGGGAATTGCTGCTCGGGCTCGGCATCGCGGTGGAACAGCACGCGGGGCCGATGAGCGCGGTGGCGCCCGGCTGGAAGCTGCGCGTGCTGCTGGCGCAGACCCTGTTCGCGGACCCCGATGTGCTGCTGCTCGACGAGCCCACCAACCATCTCGACATCGACACCATCCGCTGGCTCGAAGGCATGCTGAAGGCGCGCAGCAGCACCATGGTGATCATCTCCCACGACCGTCATTTCCTGAACAGCGTGTGCACGCACATGGCGGATCTCGATTATGGCGCGCTGAAAGTCTATCCGGGCAACTGGGATGCCTACATGCGCGCCTCCACCCAGGCGCGCGAGTTGGTGCAGAACGAGAATGCGAAAAAGAAGGCGCAGATTGCCGATCTGCAGAGCTTCGTGAGCCGTTTTTCCGCCAATGCCTCGAAAGCCAGGCAGGCGACATCACGCGCGCGCCAGATCGAGAAGATCGAGCTCGTCGACATCGTGCCCTCGAGCCGCCAGAGCCCTTTCATCCGCTTCGACCAGAAGCAGAAACTGCACCGCCAGGCGGTCACGCTGCGCGCTGCGGGCAAGGGCTTTGGTGCAGCGCCATTGTTCGAGAGCTTCAGCATCCAGGTGGAAGCCGGCGAGCGCATCGCGATCATCGGTCCCAACGGGGCCGGCAAGACCACGCTGCTGCGCTGCCTGATGAACGAACTCGCGCTCGACGCCGGCGAACTGAAATGGGCGGAACAGGCCGATATCGGTTACTTCGCGCAGGAGCATGCCGCGGATTTTGCCGAAGACCTGAACCTGTTCGAGTGGATGAAGCAGTGGACCAAGGGTGACGAGCAACTGGTGCGCGGCACTCTCGGGCGCATGCTGTTCACCCAGGACGAGATCACCAAGTCGGTGAAGGTGATTTCCGGTGGCGAGCAGGCGCGCATGCTGTTCGGACGGCTGATACTGCAGCGCGGCAACGTGATGGTGCTCGACGAACCCACCAATCACCTTGACATGGAATCGATCGAGGCGCTGAACCTCGCCCTGGAAAACTATCCGGGCACGCTGATATTCGTGAGCCACGACCGCGAGTTCGTGTCCTCGCTGGCCAACCGCATCCTGGATTTCAGGCCCTCGGGCATCGTCGATTTCAGCGGCAGCTACGACGAGTACCTGCGCAGCCAGGCGCTGGAATGA
- a CDS encoding (2Fe-2S)-binding protein: protein MIEFTVNAEPVTAAADPGMPLLWWLRDSAGLTGTKYGCGIGACGACTVHIDGEPARACLTPIGSLGGKTVLTIEGLAVDGLHAVQQAWIEHNVPQCGYCQAGQLMSAVALLAKNPDPDDAAIDAAMAGNLCRCGTYLRIRAAVSAAAAAARKPA from the coding sequence ATGATCGAGTTCACGGTCAACGCCGAACCGGTTACCGCCGCTGCGGACCCCGGGATGCCGCTGCTGTGGTGGTTGCGCGACAGCGCGGGTCTCACCGGCACCAAGTACGGTTGTGGCATCGGCGCCTGCGGTGCCTGTACGGTGCATATCGACGGCGAGCCCGCGCGTGCCTGCCTGACGCCAATCGGTTCGCTGGGGGGCAAGACGGTGCTCACGATCGAAGGGCTGGCGGTCGACGGCCTTCACGCCGTGCAACAGGCCTGGATCGAGCACAACGTCCCGCAATGCGGTTACTGCCAGGCGGGGCAGTTGATGAGCGCCGTCGCGCTGCTGGCGAAGAACCCCGATCCCGACGATGCAGCGATCGACGCCGCGATGGCGGGCAATCTGTGCCGCTGCGGTACCTACCTGCGCATCCGCGCCGCGGTGAGTGCCGCAGCCGCCGCCGCGAGGAAACCGGCATGA
- a CDS encoding rhodanese-like domain-containing protein has translation MQLTKGYKKLIEEARARIRTLSLEEARLKFGDPDVLFVDIRDVRELEREGMVPDAFHAPRGMLEFWADPESPYYKEVFGSGKELILYCQSAWRSSLAAAVLGDMGLPRIAHFEGGFRAWKESGAPVASHEPQQVR, from the coding sequence ATGCAACTGACCAAGGGTTACAAGAAACTGATCGAGGAAGCGCGCGCAAGGATCCGCACCCTGTCGCTCGAGGAGGCAAGGCTCAAATTCGGCGACCCCGATGTGCTGTTCGTGGATATCCGCGATGTGCGTGAGCTCGAGCGCGAGGGAATGGTCCCCGACGCTTTTCATGCGCCGCGCGGAATGCTCGAATTCTGGGCCGACCCGGAGAGCCCGTATTACAAGGAGGTCTTCGGTTCCGGCAAGGAACTGATACTTTATTGCCAGTCCGCGTGGCGCTCCTCACTGGCCGCCGCGGTACTCGGCGATATGGGACTGCCGCGCATCGCGCATTTCGAGGGTGGCTTCAGGGCCTGGAAGGAATCCGGTGCGCCGGTCGCCAGTCACGAGCCGCAGCAGGTGCGCTGA
- a CDS encoding xanthine dehydrogenase family protein molybdopterin-binding subunit produces the protein MNVRRISRRAFLRASGGVSAAWVLGARIAPRAGADEVNFEPNLFVAFSPDGSVQITVSRSEMGQGVRTALPRIVADELEADLARVTLLQAVGDAKYGDQNTDGSKSVRLMFQPLREAGAAAREMLVQAAAQWWSVSPAECRAFDHGVEHAASGRRFEYAQLLSRAAKLEVPRNPALKDPCDFRYIGHSARGLDAPAIVTGTAIYGFDVRLPGMKYACVARAPVFDARIRQVDDTAALAVPGVRATCSIPFSAHPREFRPEEGIAVVADSSWAALKGREALAIEWLSGDNAGYETASYRAQLRDSLTRPGRSRLLRGEVMAELEGEGTLVEASYETPMLAHAPMEPPVAVAWVHDGRCEIWAPVQDPRATRRLVAEWLRIPPAGVTINVTLLGGAFGRKSQTDFVLEAVEVSSRVGAPVKLFWTREEDIRNCYFHAEAVQFMRARLGADGLPRAWLIRAAYPSIDWLFEKGIDHPQPWEIGMGLSNLPFAVPHLGIEACQAPVPIRIGWLRSVCNVWQAFALNGFIDEMAAAAGVDPLAYRIALLGPDRQFAAPNEDPDPLASSNGTTVDSGRYRRVIEHLAARVNWGAPLPAGHFRGFAAHNSFYSYVATIVEVALQADGTPRVVRVDTALDCGRVVNPDGVRAQVEGATIFGLGLALFGELSVREGRVEQSNFGDYRILRITEAPPVIEAHIVASEEPPSGIGEPPTPTIAPALAAALFAASGRRLRELPLMKGWAASG, from the coding sequence ATGAACGTGCGCCGGATTTCCCGCCGCGCGTTTCTACGTGCGAGCGGCGGGGTGTCGGCGGCGTGGGTGCTCGGCGCGCGGATTGCACCACGCGCGGGCGCCGACGAGGTGAACTTCGAGCCCAACCTGTTCGTGGCCTTCAGCCCCGATGGCAGCGTGCAGATCACGGTGAGCCGCAGCGAAATGGGGCAGGGTGTACGCACCGCGCTGCCGCGTATCGTGGCCGATGAACTGGAGGCGGATCTTGCCCGGGTCACGCTGCTGCAGGCGGTGGGCGATGCGAAATACGGCGACCAGAATACGGATGGATCGAAAAGCGTGCGCCTGATGTTCCAGCCGCTGCGCGAGGCAGGTGCCGCCGCGCGCGAGATGCTGGTGCAGGCGGCGGCGCAGTGGTGGAGTGTGTCGCCTGCCGAGTGTCGCGCGTTCGATCACGGTGTCGAGCATGCCGCGAGCGGGCGGCGCTTCGAGTATGCGCAATTGCTGTCACGCGCTGCGAAGCTCGAGGTACCGAGGAACCCGGCGCTGAAGGATCCGTGCGATTTCCGCTATATCGGGCACAGTGCGCGTGGCCTCGATGCCCCGGCGATCGTCACCGGTACCGCGATCTATGGCTTCGATGTGCGCCTGCCCGGCATGAAATACGCCTGCGTGGCGCGCGCACCGGTGTTCGATGCACGCATCCGCCAGGTCGACGACACGGCTGCGCTGGCGGTCCCCGGCGTCCGAGCCACCTGCAGCATTCCCTTTTCCGCGCATCCGCGCGAGTTCCGTCCGGAAGAAGGTATCGCGGTGGTCGCCGACAGCAGCTGGGCGGCCCTGAAAGGGCGCGAGGCGCTCGCGATCGAATGGCTGTCCGGCGACAATGCCGGCTACGAGACGGCGAGCTATCGCGCGCAGCTGCGCGACAGTCTCACCCGGCCCGGCAGGAGCCGGTTGCTGCGCGGTGAGGTGATGGCGGAACTCGAGGGCGAAGGTACGCTGGTCGAGGCAAGCTACGAAACGCCGATGCTGGCGCATGCCCCGATGGAGCCGCCGGTAGCGGTTGCCTGGGTGCACGACGGGCGCTGCGAGATCTGGGCGCCGGTGCAGGATCCGCGCGCGACGCGCCGGCTGGTCGCGGAATGGCTGCGCATCCCGCCGGCCGGAGTCACCATCAATGTCACCCTGCTCGGTGGCGCGTTCGGGCGCAAGTCGCAGACCGATTTCGTGCTCGAGGCGGTCGAGGTCTCGAGCCGGGTGGGCGCTCCGGTGAAGCTGTTCTGGACCCGTGAGGAGGACATCCGCAACTGCTATTTCCACGCCGAGGCAGTGCAGTTCATGCGCGCACGTCTTGGCGCCGATGGCCTGCCGCGGGCGTGGTTGATTCGTGCGGCCTACCCTTCGATCGACTGGTTGTTCGAGAAGGGCATCGATCATCCGCAGCCCTGGGAGATCGGCATGGGGCTGAGCAATCTGCCGTTCGCCGTGCCCCACCTCGGCATCGAGGCCTGCCAGGCACCCGTCCCTATCCGTATCGGCTGGCTGCGCTCGGTGTGCAATGTGTGGCAGGCGTTCGCGCTGAACGGTTTCATCGATGAAATGGCGGCCGCGGCGGGAGTCGATCCGCTCGCCTATCGCATCGCGCTGCTGGGCCCCGACCGCCAGTTTGCAGCACCCAACGAGGACCCCGATCCGCTTGCCAGTTCCAACGGGACGACCGTCGACAGCGGCCGCTACCGGCGCGTGATCGAGCACCTCGCGGCGCGCGTGAACTGGGGTGCGCCATTGCCGGCCGGTCATTTCCGGGGCTTTGCGGCGCACAACAGTTTCTACAGCTATGTTGCGACGATCGTCGAAGTCGCGCTGCAGGCCGACGGCACGCCGCGGGTGGTGCGCGTCGATACCGCGCTCGATTGCGGAAGGGTGGTGAATCCCGACGGTGTGCGGGCGCAGGTCGAGGGCGCAACGATCTTCGGTCTCGGGCTCGCGCTGTTCGGCGAACTCAGCGTGCGCGAGGGGCGCGTGGAGCAAAGCAACTTCGGCGATTACCGCATACTGCGCATCACCGAGGCGCCGCCCGTTATCGAAGCACACATCGTGGCGAGCGAAGAGCCGCCGAGCGGCATCGGCGAGCCACCGACGCCGACCATCGCCCCGGCGCTGGCAGCGGCGCTGTTCGCCGCCTCGGGCCGCCGCCTGCGCGAGTTGCCGCTGATGAAGGGCTGGGCCGCCAGCGGGTAG